DNA from Balaenoptera ricei isolate mBalRic1 chromosome 6, mBalRic1.hap2, whole genome shotgun sequence:
GACCAACCTTGAGTCCAAGATGCCAAATTCAACCTTGGTTGTAAAAGTCAAACACTTCTGAAATGTTAACACAATTTCATTTATTAACCTGGCTTACCAACAGGTATAAGCAAGGTATAATATTTTAGGGAAAGTaacaaaaaacattattttgaaatgtgaaaCAGGAAGCAAAGGGATGTTTGCTGACTGTTTTCCCTGCCATAAGCattacacatttatatattatacattacatgtatatacattatacatttttttatatatgGTTCTACTTTGAGAAAtttgaatataattaaaaatgatcTACTAATTTTAGCCATACTTACGTTTTTGCACTTGCTTCAAGGAACAATAagcctaaaaataaaattcagactaTGAAGGATATTTCAAATTAACTTTCACAAGGACACTCTCTTCAGTAACATCTGAATAAAAGTTTCCCAACAGCTTTCAGTACTCCTTCTATAGTATTTTATGAAAGACTATATGAGTTTTTTTGAGATGGAGGGAATCTTTACATTTGTCATTAAATAACTCTACTGCCCTCAAATAGAAACACATTTTGTTATTTCCTCATTCTTAGATTTGAgcagtttgcatttttaaaaaactgtcaaaTAATCTGCATTGTCAAAATCCCACCTATCCCTAGAAATTCTCCCATGTGTGACCCAAAAAAGCCATTAAAAGTCTTAAAAGAAACCCACCATTTTCTTCAGCAAACTGTTTGGCTTCTTCATATGTaacatctctctgtgcctccaaaTCCGCTTTATTTCCTATGAGAATTATTACCTAGTTTGTGaccaaaagaaagacattttaaaacaaaagaaaccatttAAATCAAACATGAAAATTCTGAAATCTAAAAATCTTGAAGAAAAAACAAGTGGGTCTAAAAAGGAAACGAAATACTAGCAATTATCCATCACACAGAACTACAGAATCATGAAGGTATCAGTATGAAGAGGGATGTCAGCAATTACCTAGGCCAGGGGTTGACAAACTTTCTGTGAAGGGCAAAAGTATATATTTCAGGTTTGTGGTCGCTTTGCACatatttctttgacttttttttttttttaaacaaccctATAAACAAGTAAAAACCAGTCTCAGCTCTCaagccatttaaaaacaaaagtcgtgttttgtttttgtgtgccTGAAATATATCTGGTCTAGGCCAAAGATTATGATTTATCTGAGTAAGACTACTAAGGGTCCATGGACAAGCTCCAgggtatctgtgaatatactgaaattaAGCACAAAATGCTGTAAACAAGGACATTCCCTGGAAGAGAAGGTTTGTggctttcatcagattttcaaaagTTCCTGGGACcctcaaaaaactttaaaactacTGGTTCAACTTCTCAGGCTACAAGTAAGGAAATTAATACTCAAATAAAGACTTGTCAAAGGTCACTCAGTGAGTCAGTGGTAGGCGGACATTAGAAGTCAGGTAGAAAACCCAAACTGTGACCATCAAATACTGTCCTCCCCTACACTATCCCTAGGCTGGACTAAGTTTGTAGCAACTGATAACAAATGACTGTGTATCCATGATAGGGGGCAATGGGGGTGGGAGGACATATATGCAGTGGGTTCAAATTCAAGGCAAAATATTATACATCTATATCCACTCTGGAGTCATTTATACAAGTGGAGTTAGGCTGAAGTTAAAGGCTGCTCTGAAAAGCTCTAAGAAAAACGTGTGCAGCCTTGGGAAACAGGGCTTCGGCCTTTACTGGAATGAGCCGGGGATAAACTGTCTCTACCTATATATTTTTTGACACCAACTGgcaactccccccacccccgcttttcCCCTTCAGAACAGATGTGGTAATCCAGATGCAGATACTTTAGAAATGGACGGTTTCAACTAAAAGAGATTTCCACCATTAACTTCTTTTCATGTGAAATTTCAGGCCCTGGCTGTCCTACTTTCAGAACATGGTGTCCATGAACTATAACCATTCTGACCCGAATGTAAACCTTCAGCAAGTGAGCCTCCTTCAATCGGTGTGGACAAGTGCCCACTGAGGAGAGAACGGTCCACTAGTCTTCTAAAGAATAAGGCAATAacacttaaaaaaggaaatcaattttttaaaaaaaatcaaagttggtCAAGTCACGATGGCTTAGTAGTACAGGGCCATTACAACACAGGTGCTCTAAGCAAGAAATGTTTGCTTAATGGAAACACTGCCTGCTCTCCATTCCTTAAGAATTTCCAAAATGCTTCCCATCATCGTGAAAGGGGAGGCATAAAGTGGCATGCTAACAAGACAGAGGTACAAAATAtaccaccaacaaaatgagaaagtaTTTAACTTCCACACAGAAGTCAAAGGCAATGTTACAGAAACGTAACATTTGCACTGGACCttaagagattttcttttctctaaagatCCGGTAAGATTTTAAGAGGCATAAATGAGGCAGGAAGGACACGGCTAATTTTTTTATTACACTCCTCTAAGGACCCTGTACAATaagttgttttcttgctgtttttaatattttaccaaTACCTGAACATAACTATAGAACCACAAAAGCTTACAGAAGAGTAGAGGGGTCGTATATACCCTTCACCAAGCTTCCCCAATAGTAGCATCTTACATACTTACTGTACACTCTCAAAACGAGGAAAACTGACATTGGTACAATCTAGAGTCCTtactcagatttcaccagttttacagGTTCTGGAGTGTGTatagttctatgcaattttattgCAGGTATAGATTTGTGTCATCACCATCAGgatacagaactgttccatcactTCAAAGAAACTGCTTTGTGCTGCCCTCTTTACAGTCAACTCACACTAACACCTTTCACGCCCATCGCTAACCcgacaaccacaaatctgttctccatctcaataattttgtctttttgagaatgttttatataaatggaatcatacagtatgtcatcttttgagactgactttttttcattcagcacaATGCCCGAGATCTATCTAATGTGCTGCATTTATCTACagttcattcctttgtatggctgGGGAGTATTCCATAGTATGGACGTACCAGATTGTTTCaccatttacctgttgatggccatctaggttgtttccagtttttggttattgcaaataaagctgctgATGAACATTCATCTACAGATTTGTATGTATACCTACAGAGGGTTTAATGTGATAATGGAAAGTTCCAGACACAGTCCCTGGCATAACAGGCAAACCATGTTAACTGACTATCAATATAATTAAATTGCTGTTCCCTGATGAAAGCCAATCTTACCACTGATTACATATTTACTAAACCAGGCCACTGCCAGGTGCTGGGGTACAAAGCTAAGTGAGACACAGGCCTTACTCTCAAAAAGCTCAGAGTCAGTCACAGATCTGTGCTTTTCCTCACTTGTTTCTGGAATACCCTCAACAGAATCTACTGAAACCTTTTTACCCCTCAAGTCCCAGCTCAAACAACACCTCCTCTGTAAAGCTGGTTTCTCCAGATGGCACTGCTCATACTGggtcctcaccaccaccaccaagcacTACACCAATAACTCTATTTCTAACCCATATTCCACTCTGCTTTTCAGTATAGTTATCTATATACCCACAGGTAATCTCCCTGCTAGACTATAACCTTTTATGGGCTAAGGACCcacattcatttttgtatattgcaGAGTCTAGCATGGTGGCTATGAaaatctcaataaataaatatcttctcAGACTGGCTAATTTTTTAACGCGTGcagaactctttttttatttttaattgaaattttattgaGACTTacatgcaattgtaagaaatacAGAGATTCCCTAGTACATTTTGCCTAGTTTCCTCTAATGGTAACATTTTATGAAAGTAATGCAGATTAAAGTGATAGTTTAAGATTTCAGAGTCTCCACTTGACATGAGATCACTACCCCGctcataactctttttttttttttttaaccacaaacaTGAACAAAAACCAAGTATAAGACACAAAACCTGGCATAATCCATATTTGAAAAAAACGTTTTTACTTCAATTAATTTCAGAATAAAGATTCTCTCATTCTTAGTACCCAAATACAAAAAAAGCCCACATAGCATATGGCTTTCCTTTCTGGGTCAACTTAGATCTTAAGTTTTCTGTATAATAGATGTCATTTAACTTACAGTATTTGGATTGGTGAGATTCCTTGCATCTGTCAACCAGCTGCTTAAGTGATTATATGTACTTCTTCTGCAAAAATTAAAGTTTACATTTGTGACTGCCACAAACAGATGCCatttcaacagaaaaaaaggaacttcaacaaatattttaaatatacacttTAATCAACAGATCCTAAAGAAGTATTTTTGATTTGACTAGATTGTTACACTAAAGTACAACTGTGGAATGCAAACATATACTTTTCAAAAATCTAGGAAaacctattatttttaaataaataactcgATAGCCAGCAATTCTGCTAATTACTTACATGTCAGGagtaaattttttacatttagaagAACATCCATAAACAGACCAATAAACAAgcaaggaacaacttaaaaaaactgatgggagggtgggagggagggagatgcaagagggaagagatatgggaacatattgtatatgtataactgattcactttgttataaagcagaagctaacacaccattgtaaggcaattatagttcaataaagatgtttaaaaaaaaaaaacaaaaaactgatggAAAACAATTCTAAACTCATAAAAATTGgctttaaaaagacatttaagggcttccctggtggcacagtggttgagagtctgcctgccaatgcaggggacatgggttcgagccctggtctgggaggatcccacatgccacagagcaactgggcccgtgagccacaactactgagcctgcgcgtctggagcctgttctccgcaacaacagaggccgcaatagtaagaggcccgcgcaccgcgatgaagagtggcccccgcttgcctcaactagagaaagccctcgcacagaaacgaagacccaacgcagcaaaaataaataaataatttatttaaaaaaaaaaaagacatttaatacATTTGACTGGAAACTGAAGTCCCCAGGTATATCAGACAGTGAGTTTATCCTAACTCTGTACTCTTATTTACCAGCAGCTAAATCATCTGGGGATTCAGACTGccttatttctccattttctctaaTCCAAGAGTTTAAAAACTCATAGGCTCCTTTGCACTAGCCAAGTAGGATCTAAGATAACAAACAAATCCAAATAATTTACAATAATATACAGAGTATATACTATTACTATTAGACTTTACCAAAAaggtcaaaatttttaaaaattttgtaggttaaaaatatttctgacttCTACAGACTCACAGAACATTAATCTATCTTACTCATTtatcaggtgaggaaacagaagcccatAAAGATTTTAATGATTTCAGAGCCAGATGTAGAACCCTGTACACACACTGTGTCCTTGAAGTGTTTCGAGTTCAGCCTTGTGAATATATTCCATGATCTCCAGCTGCCAGTGCTCATATAAATCTGATATTCCAAACATTTAATCCTTTCCCAGTGAGAACTGAAAAGAATTCCTTACTCGGACTCTTTTTCTGTGCTATATTACATTATACACAAATCACCACCTAAATGTcaaaaaaaagtcacataaaaacttttttcccaatgctttaaaattttctaagcaAACAATGGTCAAATATAATTCTTAAAAAGCAcaagccttgggacttccctggtggcgcagtggttttaagaatctgcctgccaatgcaggagacacaggtttgagccctggtccgggaagatcccacatgccacagagcaactaagcccatgggccacaactactgagcctgcactctagagcctgcgagccacaactactgaagcccacgtgccacaactactgaagcccacacgcctagagcctgtgctccacaacaagagaagccaccgcaatgagaagcctgcgggCCGCAActaaaagtagcccctgctcgccgcaactagagaaagcccgcgtgcagcaacgaacacccaatgcagccaaaaataaataaataattttttttaaaaaaagcacaagcCTTATCACTCTTTAATACTTGTAGTACTAGCATACCTTGCTTTTACCCAACACATCTATCTTGCTTTGTGCACAAAACATTACACAACACAAGTCCAAAAATATTTATACTGatttagaacaattttaaaatgtcaaagctGGCAGCAAGAGTGAATTACAAACTGCCAACACTTTGGTAAACAGAAAAATCTACACATCCTTTGTAAGTAGTAAAAAGATCACATAAACTGAATTATTTACATGTACCATAGCTTCTGCTAATGCTTTTGCTAACTGTCTCATTACTAATTTAAAATTCACCAACGTACTTTCAAATCTATAGATATACTATCTCTCTATATATTGACCCAAATATGCATTAACTGGTGTTActactgctaaaaaaaaaaaaaaaaaaggtgctaaaAGATCCCTAAATTTGGTGTGATGTTAGATATGATATATCAAACAATTGATATAGCCAAACAACCATGATAAACTATGATGTCAATTTAGGCAAGCACCCTGTGACAATCAAGAGTTAATGCTAatggacttgcctggtggcgcagtggttaagaatctgcctgccagtgcaggggacacgggttcgagccctggtctgggaagatcccacatgccgcggagcaactaagcctgtgtgccacaactactgagcctgtgctctagagcccatgagccacaactactgagcctatgtgcggcaactactgaagcccacgcgcctagagcctgtgctctgcaacaagagaagccacctcaatgagacgcccgcgcgctgcaatgaagagtagcccccgcttgccgcaactagagaaagcccacatgcagcaacgaacacccaacacagccaaaaataaataaattttaaaaaaagtgttaatGCTAAGAATAAAAAGTATTACTAAAGCAGAGACTTTTAAGTTTGCAAAATGTCAATgattaataatagaaaaaaaaaagagaaaaaaatcagtgtcatGGCTGCCACATCAATGTTACTATGAAGTATCACTTTACCAAGAAAAAGTACCTGTCTAAAACCTGAAGTACTGTTTTTTTTCAGTAAcagttttattgggatataacaAACATACCACAAAGCTCATCCTGTTAAAGTATACAATgtagtggtttttaatatattcacaaatttGTGGCATGATCATCactctaattctagaacatttcatcacccctaaaaagaaactctgtacccactagCACTTACTCCTCATCCCCTggcaatctactttctgtctttatgaattggCCTATtccagatatttcatataaatggaatcatacaacatgtgactgtatgtatctggcttctttcacttagtaaaatgttttctaggttcatccacttTATCGTATGTATCaatgtttccttccttttaatggctgaattatattccactatatggatataccacatttgtttatccatttgtcagaTGACgggcatttgggctgtttccagcaAAGTACTTTTGATGACTTGAATAGACACAAATTTTCTCAAAAGTAGTTACTATGCTTAAAAGGTatgtttaaaagcaaaatatatacaCGTATCAAAtgatcttaaacttatacaatctTCTACATTGACTGTATCTCAATAGgctggaattaaaaaaagaacacatagaaaaagcaaaacaaactaaaacactATAGATAGATACACTTAAGCACACATcaccatatttaaattttattaataatgaaTGCAGGGTTTCCCtagtggcacagcggttaagaatcctcctgccaacacaggggacacaggttcgagctctggtccaggaagatcccccatgcaccacaactactgaagcccatgcacctagagcccatgctctgcaaaaagagaagccaccacgaagagaagcctgcacaccgcaatgaagagtagcccccgctcaccgcaactagagaaagcccacgtgcagcaacgaagacccaacacaaccaaaaataaataaataaaataaatttttaaaaataataataatgaatgcaGTTTTCAATTATGCAAAGTCTTCAGGAATGCATCCCTCATAAAAGGATTTCTGTACAGATGGCCAGGTTCTTTAACAGTCTCCCCACAAAACTATTTACCAATTGTCTGGCTCTAGTGAAGAGCATTAAGGCTGTTTCACTCTGTTTTGCCCTGAGACCACCCAATTCTAGAATTTAGTAAAACTTCAAGCGCTATAATTATAATCATCCACTATTTTTATTCTAAGGCAGCATTTTCCAAAGGGTGTTCCTCAGTAAAATAACCTTACAAAACACCAAATTAAACAAACTTAAAGAGTTCCTTTACACTACAGAACTTCTCAAGGTCCTATAATAGGCTAATGTGCATTGTGACTCTTCAAGAGGAAACAGTGTAAAGCATTTCCCAAAAGGAAATAACTTGAAAGTCTATCACTTGGTCCCACTCACCAATTCCTATCGCCCCAAAAAGTGAGACAAGAGTCACACTGATTTAGACTGGCACTTTGCATTAACATGAAAGGTGATCCAGTTCATTTTCTAGCTTACAGTAGATAAACAGCACAGAGTTTAATGAAGTGGCACAGTATTCCAAAGTCAAACATTTAGGATCCAGTTTTGTTAGTTTGTATCAATTGCTTTCAGTTTCCAGAAACAGAGTTGAAATAAATTTAATCTTGCTACATGAAGTATCATGAGCTACTTCAATCCATTTTAGGacaaaaaagaatttaagtaaataaacaataaaatacttcagATGCAAGTATGAGAACGTTTTATAATCTACCATGGTGGGTTAGCAAAACTACTTAATTCCTTCCTTGACCTTATTTTGAAAaggtgtggggacttccctggtggcacagtggttaagaatccgcctgccaatgcagggaacacggattcgatctctggtccgggaagacccacatgccgcagagcaactaagcccgtgcgccacaactactgaagcccacatgcctagagcccgtgctccgcaagaagagaagcctctgcaatgagaagcccacgcaccgcaacgaagagtagcccccgctcaccgcaactagagaaagcccgtgcgcagcaacgaagacccaatgcagccaaaaataactaacgAGAGGCTGAATAGAGTAACTCCTCAAGATCTGCTTGCTTTCTACTGAAGTGAAAATATTTggtgtaaaatattatttcacctCAAATAATTCAACTGATACCGCTTTTCAGAATAGTATTCTTTCACTCGCTCTACCGGCATCTCCTAAAGTTTTTCTTCAGTCATACTCACTTTCAGAAAGGGAAATCAACAAGTTGTATCAAGTCTTACACACAGCAATTCAGAGAAAAATCCATAAAACCCAAATACActcatttacagacaagcaattACAAACTATAGAATgcctaaatcaataaaaaaagaaaccacactgcctaaaatagatttcttttttcaagtaTGAAGGTTGAAAATGATTAATCTCTTACCTAGTGATATCATACACCATAAGTGCTCCCGCAGCTCCTCTGTAGTAGCTTCGTGTGACAGCCCTAAACCTCTCCTGTCCTGCTGTATCCCAAATCTGCAGTTTGATTTTTTGGCCACTAACTTCAATTATTCTTGTACCAAATTCAACGCCAATTGTATGAGGACAGTCAGCCATAACTGttagggaggaaaagaaatataacatTCCAACTTGCAGAAAGCTTCAAATTAAGACCAGTGGGAAAATAATCCACTAGTAAATCAAATGACTTATTAATGCTTGTAGGCTATAAACAGACTAAAGcttgcactaaaaaaaaaaaaaaaaaaattagcaaaaaccCAGAAGTAAGGAGTCACAGAGATGTGATTGgaacaagggtcagcaaacttctgtaaagaaccaaataataggacttccctggaagtccaccggttaagactccgtgcttccactgcagggggtgagggttcgatccctggtcggagaagatcctacatgccagggaagatcccgtatgctgtgctgtgcggccaaaaaaaaaaagaaccaaataataaatactttaagtTCTGTATGCCAAAATATCTCTGTCACAAGGACTGCATTCTGCTGAAGCACaagagcagccatagacaatacgtaAAATGGGCATGGTTGcattccaacaaaactttatttctaaaaacagCCAGTgactggatttggcccacaggttACTGTTTGCTGACCTTTGGACTAAAAGAATCtgctaatgaaaaataaagattttaataaaCTCTTCATAATACCAACATTATACTATTTAGCCTTCTGACAATTCTTACATataacaaatcaatcaatggttTTAGGACTCTTGTTTTTGGTCAAACAAATATATAT
Protein-coding regions in this window:
- the RAB14 gene encoding ras-related protein Rab-14 yields the protein MATAPYNYSYIFKYIIIGDMGVGKSCLLHQFTEKKFMADCPHTIGVEFGTRIIEVSGQKIKLQIWDTAGQERFRAVTRSYYRGAAGALMVYDITRRSTYNHLSSWLTDARNLTNPNTVIILIGNKADLEAQRDVTYEEAKQFAEENGLLFLEASAKTGENVEDAFLEAAKKIYQNIQDGSLDLNAAESGVQHKPSAPQGGRLTSEPQPQREGCGC